The DNA region GACATGGTGTTTGTAGGGCAAAAAGACAAGGACGGCACGCCAGTTGTTGGCGAAGGTTGTTCGCTACTCGTTGCAACCTCTCACGTACCCTATATGAGGCTGATACAAGTCGAAATTCCATTGCAAGTCAAGGATCCAACCAGCACTCTCTACAGCCAAATAATACGCAACGTACCTACAGAAGTAGAGCAGGATACCTACTCTGAGCCAATTCTGAAGCTCGTGCCTTACAGTAACGAAGTCCTGGTCGGTAACAGCAGTGGAGTGTACGCTACATGTATCTTGACCGGCCGCTCCCGGCTGCTGGACTTGCCTGTGCCGAGGGGATCTAGGGTGAAATGCTTGGACGTCAGCAGAGACGGAAGGAAGCTGATAGTCGGACTGGCTGATAAGACGGTAGCTGCCTTTGATGTAGTTATATAATCTTAAAAAAAAATGTCAGTAATAACTCTTATTTATTCAAGCCGACACACAAGAGCCACGATGACCACGATCCAACCCTTCGAGGCCACTGATTTGTTCAAATTAAGCGATGTCAATTTAGACATACTGACAGAGAACTTTCCACTAGAATTTTACTTCGAGTATCTTATACTATGGCCtgaactcttcttcaagagtgTAGAACTGACATCGACAGATGAACATAGAAATATTTCTGGTTATATGATGGCCAAGACGGAAGGTAAAGGCCCTCTGTGGCACTCGCATATAACAGCGGTGACTGTAGCACCGACTTTTCGAAGGATATCCTTGGCGTCCATGCTTTGCCGGTCGTTGGAAGCCATTACCGACTCTAGACCGCATGAGGTGAACTTCATCGACCTGTTTGTCAAATGCAACAACAGCCTGGCGATCAAACTGTATGAGAAATTGGGCTATAGTGTATATAGGCGGGTGGTTGGCTATTACAACTCAAGCGGCGACGGGTATCCGGCAACTCTGAACTCGACGAACGACGATAAGGACGCCTTTGACATGAGGAAGGCCATGCAAAGGGATCAGAACCGAAGCGTGAGGGCGGATGGCAGGAAACACAAATGCTATCCTCACGACGTCAGATTTTAGACAGATCATTAAACTTTTAGTCTACATAATGGCGAGCCCACGCATAAGCCAAGGATTGAAATTCATGTCTCAGAACTCAATTTGCTGTGTACGGGCGAATTGGCCATTCTGGCTATCATCCAGGTGGCTATTTCTGCTCTGGAATCCTCCTCTGTTGCCCCTTCCTCTGTTACCTCTGCCCCTGCCGCCTCTTCCGCCTCTGCCTCTACCGCCACGGCCAAATCTTGGTCTTGCGGACGCCTGACCGAACGTATCGATGTTCATGGCCTTTTCCTCCTGCCATCTCATGTTCCCGGCTGTGTCCGTGGATGTGGAGATGCTGTCGAAGAACGACGACTTCTTGTTGTAGAACTGCTCGGGATGGCTCTCTTCGTTCGCTGCCGGCTCGTTCTGAGACGGCCCAGCGCCTGCGTTCTCGCTGTCGTCCCTGACAAACTTGGCGTTGTTGCTCTGGAAGTCGAAATCCTCCTGTGGGATCTCGACCTTTCTGCCTTGGGCAGGCTGGCGTCTCTGGTCTGGTGCAGCTCTCGTCTGCTGCTCCTGGCGACGGGTCGCCACCTCTTCCTGGACGCTTGCTGCCGGCTCCGGGGCGTACACGCCATATCCTGCAACGGCTGCTGGAACCTGACCCTGCGGAATTCCCACTGCCGGTTGTATCACACCCTGTGGAGGTAAAACAGGCTGCACATCTTCCAATTTCACGTCCAGGATACTCAAATCCTTCACTTCGTTCCCGTTAAACTTCACACTCTTGTAGATCGTCGGATTCGGATAGATCTCCTCGGCACCCCAGTTCTTACGTCCCTCAGTGCCAAAACAACGGACGTTCTGTAGCGTCACCGTACCCTTCTCAGAgtcgatctcttccagcaaCCCGACGTATCTGTTTTCCGTCACAGAGACCAACGATATGGTCTTGCCGATGTACTGAGACATGCTAAACCTACCAGATCAACGACCAACGATTCTCCTGGCTCTTTATATCTATGCTGTCAGCTTCAGTGAGTACTAGTTAGGCTAGAAAACCTTCGTTGCTGGGTATCCCGCACGGAGCCCTTGTTAAGAGCCGTCCAGTTCTGGGGTATTTGAGCCATTTGATGGTGAGGTTGCCATTGTCGATCGCTGACTGTTGGGGATTACTAGGATTGAATTGCTTATAAGGTTTGGTTTGGCTTGGCTGAGTGCTGGCACTCTGATCAATCGAAGATTCAGAACATAGTGGCTCGAAAATGGCGACACTTGAAGCAGCGTTCACGGGTGCGGTGGCGTCGTCGCTGGCCAATGTGGTGGTGTATCCATTGGACCTGGCCAAGACGCTGTTGCAGACTCAGCTAAAGGAGAGCAAGGACGAGGAAGTGAAGGTCgacaaggaagatgagTACAAGAACACGGTTGATTGCATCTGGAAAGTGTTCAGAACAAGAGGCGTACTCGGTCTGTACCGGGGCATGTCGACGTCCATTCTGGGTAATTTTATCCAGAGCTTTTGCTACTTCTTCTGCTATACGTTCCTGAGAAGGTACTACTATGCGATAAAGCTGGTGAGGTCGAAGAGCAAGGGCAAGCTGGTGTTTTCGACAGCAGAGGAGCTGGCTTTGGGGAtggcagctgcagctgggTCGCAACTGTTCACGGGCCCTGTCTCTGTGATTTCTACGCGGCAGCAGACCATCACCTCGCAGGACAGCAACGACACAAGTGCGACTAACATTGCCAAGCAGATTCTGAGGGAAAATCATGGCGACGTCCGGGCATTCTGGAAGGGTCTCAAAGTGTCGCTCGTTCTCACTGTCAATCCCTCGATCACATACGCATCCTatcagaaactgaagaagctgttgtTTTCCGTTGATGAGTTCACTGAGGTTGGATTGACCGCCAGACAGAACTTCATACTCGGGGCGCTCTCCAAGATGATCTCCACGCTGATCACCCAGCCTTTGATTGTTTCCAAAGTGTCTTTGCAAAGAGCAGGTTCTCGCTTCACGAATTTCCAGCAGGTTATCTACTACCTTTACAAGCATGAGGGCATCCTCGCGCTTTGGAAGGGCTTGAGACCGCAGCTCGCCAAGGGACTGCTTGTGCAGGGCCTACTATTTATGTTCAAGGGAGAGCTTACCAAAGCACTGCGCAGATTACTGTTTCTCTACTCCAGCTTTCTTGTCACCAGAAATAAGCGTTTGCTTCTATAACGTACACACATTAGTTTGCCATTTCATATGCGTCCCCAATAGTCTTGAAACTCTTCAGATAGTCATTtattctttcaaattcCTCGTCCGTGATCTGGGCCTTCACTTCGTTCATATTCTCTTCCACTCTTGTGACGCTAGAGCCACTAGGTATAGGCAGCAGATGGGTCTTGGCACAAAGCTTCGTCTTGTTCCAATGTTTCACCCAGCCCAAAGCCAACTGGGGCAAGGTAATCTCCTCACTCTTAGGTCTTTTCTGGACTATCTCCTGCTGCAAGAAGGCAACTAGCGTCAAGTTCTGTTTTAAGCTCTCGTCTTTGAACCTGTGCAATTGATTTCTAAAGTCACCAGCGGGAATATCTTTGCTGCTAGTGATCGTTCCTGTCAGCAATCCCCTGCCCAAAGGCGAGTAGATAATAGTAACGATGTTCAACTCATTAGTTGCCTCCAGGACTCCGTTCGTCAAAATAGCTGGGGTAAACATTGAAAGCTCAACCTCCACACAAACCAAATATTTGCTCCAGTCTTTATATACCGCACGAATCTGATCTGCAGTGACTTCACTCAAAGAAATGCCACCAATTGCGCCCCTTTCCACCATTTCAGCAAGCGCTTCAAAAGTCTCGTAAGGATAAGCCTGGCCATCACTACAGATGGACAGATCTAGTCTGGCAGGCTCGAAAATGTCTATGAATCCCCCGATTGCAGCAACACAATTCTCAACGCTCTTCACAACGTCATCGTGCCTTCCATTGGGAGTCAGCGTCGCGATGTCAGCAGCTCCCTTGCAACTGATCAGTGTATCCTTCCTCAGTTCAGGatatttctcgaagaattcCTTAACATAGCGCAAATTGGCCCTATCTGGTCCGTAAAACTCACCaacattgaagaaagccTTGTGGCCCATCGATTGCGCGATCTCGATTACCTTTTTCATGGCATCAAAGGCTTGTGGCTTGGGAACTGGCTCCGCCCTCCAGGTGAGGGACATTAGCCCATAACCGGTGTCAATGCTCGAGAGCTCTTGCTTTAATTTCAATGTAGATGGTAGTTCAGTCATTTGGATACTTCGATTGACTTCACAGACATCCTTCGGACTGGTTGGTTAGCCAATGGCTCTGCCTTTATATACAAAATTCCGGAGATCTTACCCCCCCTTGTTCAGAGAATGTCTGATTACTAATATTAATCAGATATTCTCTTAACAATCAGATATTCTCTTTCAGCTATTTAAAGACGTTTGGATTTATCCATAAAAGGGTATATCAGCGATCTGCACGTTCTCGATTGATTGAGGATGTTCACTTTTTCACTTGAGGTATCTGCTTACCTTCGTGGTGCTCTGGATGGTCGATGTCGTCCAAGTTCAGTTGGTCTCTAACCCTGACAATAGCgtttctttcttgttgttcttcttccttcatGATTTCCTCCTGCTCCTTTAGTTGGACCAGCTTCTGCTTTGGCGATACATCATCTTCCTGCACAACGTTGACTTTCACTTCATGGTATAATTCATCCGGTATACCACTTAGCACGTCACAAAGTGCATCATACAGGGACTTCTTGGAGGTTACCTCACCGTAGTTGTAGGCAGTGGCCATGATCAGCAGTGTAGACGGTATCTTGTCCTTCAGCCTCATATTTAGCCAGATCCGCAAGTTGTCTCTCAGGGTGGATTCATCTACGTTGTTGCACTTTATGCCTCTTGAGGCACACGcgttgaagagctctgCAGGGCTCAACTGTTCCACACCCTCGTAGTAGATTGAGAGGTCGTCttttttcaattccaacatCTTGTATCTGATACGGTAACGCAACATAACATCGGTGCCAAAAGGCTGCAGGTTGATATACTTGGCTAATGCGACCAAGTACGACCTCGTAACATTATCCAATACTGTGTCATCCTTGAAGAGTCTTGCCACCTGAATTAGCTGCTGACGTGATTCAGGCTCGCCTGTCTTACGCACATGTTCATAGAACCGATTGAAAACTGCCTTTTGCTCGTTGGATATATCTGCCGGTTTGAAATGGGATAAATCTTCCTTGATGATGCCAGCAACCAAATTTCTCGTCTTCCTGAGATTCTCCAACTTTGATTGtttatccttctttgaCTGGTAAGTCGAAGGAAGCATATCTGGGAACAACTTCAAGGCGACAGGTAAAAGAAGCTCTGC from Torulaspora globosa chromosome 3, complete sequence includes:
- the NAT3 gene encoding peptide alpha-N-acetyltransferase complex B subunit NAT3 (ancestral locus Anc_3.465); the encoded protein is MSVITLIYSSRHTRATMTTIQPFEATDLFKLSDVNLDILTENFPLEFYFEYLILWPELFFKSVELTSTDEHRNISGYMMAKTEGKGPLWHSHITAVTVAPTFRRISLASMLCRSLEAITDSRPHEVNFIDLFVKCNNSLAIKLYEKLGYSVYRRVVGYYNSSGDGYPATLNSTNDDKDAFDMRKAMQRDQNRSVRADGRKHKCYPHDVRF
- the SCD6 gene encoding Scd6p (ancestral locus Anc_3.464) → MSQYIGKTISLVSVTENRYVGLLEEIDSEKGTVTLQNVRCFGTEGRKNWGAEEIYPNPTIYKSVKFNGNEVKDLSILDVKLEDVQPVLPPQGVIQPAVGIPQGQVPAAVAGYGVYAPEPAASVQEEVATRRQEQQTRAAPDQRRQPAQGRKVEIPQEDFDFQSNNAKFVRDDSENAGAGPSQNEPAANEESHPEQFYNKKSSFFDSISTSTDTAGNMRWQEEKAMNIDTFGQASARPRFGRGGRGRGGRGGRGRGNRGRGNRGGFQSRNSHLDDSQNGQFARTQQIEF
- the ANT1 gene encoding Ant1p (ancestral locus Anc_3.463), which translates into the protein MATLEAAFTGAVASSLANVVVYPLDLAKTLLQTQLKESKDEEVKVDKEDEYKNTVDCIWKVFRTRGVLGLYRGMSTSILGNFIQSFCYFFCYTFLRRYYYAIKLVRSKSKGKLVFSTAEELALGMAAAAGSQLFTGPVSVISTRQQTITSQDSNDTSATNIAKQILRENHGDVRAFWKGLKVSLVLTVNPSITYASYQKLKKLLFSVDEFTEVGLTARQNFILGALSKMISTLITQPLIVSKVSLQRAGSRFTNFQQVIYYLYKHEGILALWKGLRPQLAKGLLVQGLLFMFKGELTKALRRLLFLYSSFLVTRNKRLLL
- a CDS encoding pyridoxine 4-dehydrogenase (ancestral locus Anc_3.462), encoding MTELPSTLKLKQELSSIDTGYGLMSLTWRAEPVPKPQAFDAMKKVIEIAQSMGHKAFFNVGEFYGPDRANLRYVKEFFEKYPELRKDTLISCKGAADIATLTPNGRHDDVVKSVENCVAAIGGFIDIFEPARLDLSICSDGQAYPYETFEALAEMVERGAIGGISLSEVTADQIRAVYKDWSKYLVCVEVELSMFTPAILTNGVLEATNELNIVTIIYSPLGRGLLTGTITSSKDIPAGDFRNQLHRFKDESLKQNLTLVAFLQQEIVQKRPKSEEITLPQLALGWVKHWNKTKLCAKTHLLPIPSGSSVTRVEENMNEVKAQITDEEFERINDYLKSFKTIGDAYEMAN
- the YLH47 gene encoding Ylh47p (ancestral locus Anc_3.461), with the translated sequence MLRLSSIAKIRAGAARRVLLGPCSSSFSLYNAPKMHTLSPQLFAIRSKFSTSTKPPSEDNKVPVVQKAAKPSLWARIKHEARHYRDGTKLLWLEIKISFRLLLKLSAGYQLSRRELLQLKRTTQDIVRLVPFAAFVLVPFAELLLPVALKLFPDMLPSTYQSKKDKQSKLENLRKTRNLVAGIIKEDLSHFKPADISNEQKAVFNRFYEHVRKTGEPESRQQLIQVARLFKDDTVLDNVTRSYLVALAKYINLQPFGTDVMLRYRIRYKMLELKKDDLSIYYEGVEQLSPAELFNACASRGIKCNNVDESTLRDNLRIWLNMRLKDKIPSTLLIMATAYNYGEVTSKKSLYDALCDVLSGIPDELYHEVKVNVVQEDDVSPKQKLVQLKEQEEIMKEEEQQERNAIVRVRDQLNLDDIDHPEHHEGKQIPQVKK